A part of Lacibacter sp. H407 genomic DNA contains:
- a CDS encoding SDR family NAD(P)-dependent oxidoreductase has protein sequence MSIQSAPLGDGGKKVAIVTGGGSGLGLAIAKAFTANNVKTIIVGRDEEKLKAAKAELGENGFYKTCDLSDLSSIPALIENILAEFGQIDILVNNAGINQKKVFEEVTDEEFQRILTTNVTAVFSISREVVKDMLKRKSGCIINISSMAAQYGLPKVIAYSASKTAIDGMTRAMAVELSPNGIRVNAIAPGFIYSAMTEKALNSDPERKAKVFNRTPMGHMGQPEDIGGAALYLASDAAKYVTGVVLPVDGGNSIGF, from the coding sequence ATGAGTATTCAAAGCGCCCCTTTAGGGGATGGGGGTAAAAAAGTAGCGATTGTAACGGGAGGTGGATCAGGATTAGGATTAGCAATTGCGAAAGCATTTACAGCAAACAACGTCAAAACAATTATTGTTGGACGGGATGAAGAAAAATTAAAAGCCGCAAAAGCTGAATTGGGCGAAAATGGTTTTTATAAGACCTGCGACCTGAGTGACCTTTCATCTATTCCTGCTTTGATCGAAAATATTCTTGCTGAGTTTGGACAAATTGATATTCTGGTAAATAATGCAGGCATCAATCAAAAGAAAGTATTTGAAGAAGTAACCGATGAAGAATTTCAACGCATTCTTACAACAAACGTGACAGCTGTATTCAGCATCAGTCGTGAAGTGGTGAAAGATATGTTGAAACGAAAAAGTGGTTGCATCATCAACATCAGTTCAATGGCAGCACAATATGGATTGCCAAAAGTAATTGCATACAGTGCAAGCAAAACAGCGATCGATGGAATGACAAGAGCAATGGCGGTTGAGCTTTCACCAAATGGTATTCGTGTAAACGCAATTGCACCCGGGTTTATTTATAGTGCAATGACAGAAAAAGCATTGAACAGCGATCCCGAACGGAAAGCAAAAGTATTTAACCGCACACCAATGGGCCACATGGGACAACCCGAAGATATTGGTGGAGCAGCTTTATACTTAGCCAGTGATGCAGCAAAATATGTAACAGGTGTTGTGTTGCCGGTTGATGGTGGCAACAGCATTGGTTTCTAA
- a CDS encoding LacI family DNA-binding transcriptional regulator produces MKEKKEVTIYDIAQLLDLSTATISRALKDHPAISKVTKKKIQDAAKEMGYRHNNFASNLRKQKTNTIGIIVHELNSNFITSVLAGIEKISTEAGYDLIITHSSESFKKEAANVLNLFHKRVDGIIASLSFDTKGLDHFQPFFDKNIPVIFFDRVEENSDNAKVVIDNYKSGYQATNHLIEQGCKKIVIVTANLNRNVYSQRFKGYKDALFDHSIPFDESLVLIKDLSEKCGREAALQIMEMHPMPDAAFITNDFSAAVCIKTLKEHGYRIPEDIAIVGFNNDAISTLIEPQLTTIDYPGIDIGEIAARNLIAHLKGDIKITQTNTIIVKSELIIRQSSLRKG; encoded by the coding sequence ATGAAAGAAAAAAAGGAAGTTACTATTTATGATATTGCACAGTTGCTGGATCTTTCTACTGCAACCATCAGCCGTGCGCTGAAAGATCATCCGGCGATCAGTAAGGTTACAAAAAAGAAAATTCAGGATGCAGCGAAAGAAATGGGGTACCGTCATAATAACTTTGCCAGTAACCTGCGCAAACAAAAGACAAACACCATCGGTATTATCGTTCATGAATTGAACAGTAACTTCATAACATCTGTATTGGCAGGTATTGAGAAGATCAGTACCGAAGCAGGTTACGACCTGATCATAACACACTCCTCCGAAAGTTTTAAAAAAGAGGCTGCCAATGTACTCAACTTATTTCACAAAAGGGTGGATGGCATTATTGCTTCACTATCTTTTGATACAAAGGGGTTGGATCATTTTCAGCCTTTCTTCGATAAAAATATTCCGGTTATCTTTTTTGACAGGGTGGAAGAAAATTCAGATAACGCCAAAGTGGTGATCGATAACTATAAAAGCGGTTACCAGGCAACGAATCATTTAATTGAGCAGGGTTGTAAAAAGATCGTGATTGTAACAGCCAATCTAAATCGGAACGTTTATTCGCAACGCTTCAAAGGGTATAAAGATGCGTTGTTTGATCACAGTATTCCATTCGACGAAAGTCTTGTGCTTATCAAAGATCTGAGTGAAAAATGCGGTCGTGAAGCTGCTTTACAGATCATGGAAATGCATCCTATGCCGGATGCAGCATTTATCACCAATGATTTTTCGGCTGCTGTATGTATTAAAACATTGAAAGAACATGGCTACCGCATTCCTGAAGATATTGCCATTGTTGGCTTTAATAACGATGCGATCAGCACATTGATTGAACCCCAACTTACCACCATCGACTATCCCGGTATTGATATCGGCGAAATTGCTGCACGTAATTTAATTGCACACCTGAAAGGTGATATCAAGATCACACAGACAAACACCATCATTGTAAAGTCAGAATTAATTATCCGTCAATCCTCGCTTCGTAAAGGATGA
- a CDS encoding alpha-glucuronidase family glycosyl hydrolase, which translates to MKRLNVLLLLLICGSLVRAENGYDLWLRYVPIKNTSLLVQYKKQIATPVVLGSSATAAAARKELSTAFTGLTRNRYIVNSTIASSSAFIAGTVQSSAVLAALVTKEELNRIGDEGFIIKAKPGKTFITGNTDIAVLYGIFHYLRLLQTNQQVSNLNIVSVPKLKLRMLNHWDNLNRTVERGYAGFSIWDWHRLPTFIDQRYIDYARANASIGINAVALTNVNANSIILTPAYLEKVKKLADVFRPYGIKVFLTARFSSPIELGRLKTADPLDATVQQWWTAKANEIYSLIPDFGGFLVKANSEGQPGPQDYKRTHADGANMLAAAVAPHKGIVIWRAFVYAAENPVDRHKQANDDFVPLDGKFNSNVMVQVKNGAIDFMPREPFHPLFGAMPKTPLMMEFQVTQEYLGQATNWVFLAPLFKEVLDSDTYAKGKGSTVAKVIDGSLDDHALNGMTGVANIGNDINWTGHPMAQANWYALGRLAWDYNTTSDAIADEWLRMTFSNDAAFVATTKNVMLRSREIMVDYMNPIGLHHIMATGHHYGPGPWVSNLNRPEWNPVYYHKADSVGIGFNRTATGSNAIGQYHPEARKHWEDISTIDEKYLLWFHHASWTHKMKSGRSLWNELVYRYYTGADSVKWMKQEWLKQQSKIDEQRFREVSMLLDTQLDEAKWWRNACLLYFQTFSKQPIPSNYEQPDKTLDYYKSLRFPFAPGN; encoded by the coding sequence ATGAAGAGATTAAACGTATTGCTGCTGTTATTGATCTGTGGTTCGCTTGTACGGGCTGAGAATGGATATGATCTGTGGTTACGTTATGTGCCCATCAAAAACACATCTCTGCTTGTTCAATACAAAAAACAAATTGCAACACCTGTTGTACTGGGTTCATCAGCAACTGCGGCGGCAGCACGAAAAGAATTGTCAACTGCTTTTACTGGATTAACAAGAAACCGATACATAGTCAATAGTACGATCGCTTCATCAAGTGCATTCATAGCAGGCACTGTACAGTCATCTGCTGTTTTAGCTGCACTAGTTACAAAAGAAGAATTGAATCGCATTGGTGATGAAGGCTTCATCATAAAAGCAAAACCGGGCAAAACATTTATTACCGGCAATACAGATATAGCTGTGCTCTATGGTATTTTTCATTATTTGCGATTATTACAAACTAATCAGCAGGTTAGTAATCTCAATATTGTTTCAGTACCCAAGCTGAAATTACGTATGCTCAACCATTGGGATAATCTTAACCGCACAGTTGAGCGTGGCTATGCAGGATTTTCGATTTGGGATTGGCATCGGCTTCCTACGTTTATCGATCAACGTTATATTGATTATGCAAGAGCGAATGCATCTATCGGCATTAATGCTGTTGCATTAACAAACGTCAATGCAAATTCCATTATCCTTACGCCTGCTTATCTTGAAAAAGTAAAAAAACTGGCGGATGTATTTCGTCCATACGGTATAAAAGTATTTTTAACTGCACGCTTCAGTTCACCAATTGAACTCGGCAGATTGAAAACGGCTGATCCCTTGGACGCAACTGTACAACAATGGTGGACTGCAAAAGCGAATGAGATCTACTCACTCATTCCGGACTTTGGTGGGTTTTTGGTAAAAGCAAACAGCGAAGGACAACCCGGTCCGCAGGATTATAAACGTACCCATGCCGACGGTGCAAATATGTTGGCCGCTGCTGTAGCTCCGCATAAAGGAATTGTGATCTGGCGTGCATTTGTGTATGCAGCAGAAAATCCGGTTGATCGACACAAGCAGGCAAACGATGATTTTGTTCCGCTCGATGGAAAGTTTAATAGCAATGTAATGGTGCAGGTAAAGAATGGTGCCATTGATTTTATGCCACGTGAACCTTTTCATCCGTTGTTTGGTGCCATGCCGAAAACGCCGTTGATGATGGAATTCCAGGTAACACAGGAATATTTAGGGCAGGCAACCAATTGGGTTTTTCTTGCACCTTTATTTAAAGAGGTATTAGACAGCGACACCTATGCAAAAGGAAAAGGAAGCACGGTTGCGAAAGTGATCGATGGCAGTTTAGATGATCATGCACTGAATGGGATGACGGGTGTTGCAAACATCGGTAACGATATTAATTGGACAGGGCATCCAATGGCGCAGGCCAATTGGTATGCATTGGGACGACTGGCATGGGACTACAATACTACCAGTGATGCCATTGCAGATGAATGGCTGCGGATGACGTTTTCCAATGATGCTGCGTTTGTAGCAACAACAAAAAATGTGATGTTACGCAGCAGAGAAATTATGGTTGATTATATGAACCCGATTGGATTGCATCATATCATGGCAACAGGTCATCATTACGGCCCCGGTCCGTGGGTAAGTAATCTCAATCGTCCTGAATGGAATCCTGTTTATTATCACAAAGCAGATAGTGTGGGGATTGGTTTTAATCGCACTGCTACCGGCAGTAATGCAATTGGGCAATATCATCCTGAAGCAAGGAAACATTGGGAAGATATTTCAACAATCGATGAAAAGTATTTGCTTTGGTTTCATCATGCATCATGGACACATAAAATGAAAAGCGGCCGCAGCTTATGGAACGAACTTGTTTACAGATATTATACAGGTGCAGATAGTGTAAAATGGATGAAACAGGAATGGTTGAAACAACAATCAAAAATTGATGAGCAACGTTTCAGAGAAGTAAGCATGTTGCTCGATACGCAACTGGACGAAGCAAAGTGGTGGCGCAACGCATGTTTGCTCTACTTCCAGACCTTCTCCAAACAACCAATTCCTTCGAACTACGAACAGCCCGATAAAACATTAGACTATTATAAAAGTTTACGTTTCCCGTTTGCACCGGGCAACTAA
- a CDS encoding LacI family DNA-binding transcriptional regulator, whose amino-acid sequence MHKDVTIYDLARELNLSPATISRGLKKSNAVNDDTLARILNKAEEMGYRHNNFASSLRNRRTQTIGVIVHRMNSYFMATVVAGIEDVARKEGYHIIITQSLEKKELEKTNAQTLFDKRVDGLLISLAFDTTDLTHLEPFFDKHIPVISFDRPLPSDKSACVVIDNYQAAHNAVTHLIAQGCSRIMHIGGNLLRDVYAERLRGYRQSLEDNNIAYDEHLVFICELNEQDGIDAANYILSLSMRERPDAVFCANDVSAAYCMSRLKEHGIKIPEEIAFVGFNNDALSRVIEPNLTTIDNPGYAIGEAAATGLFNVLKGDETALKTNKLVLKSPLLVRASSKRLKG is encoded by the coding sequence ATGCATAAAGATGTAACTATTTACGACCTTGCCCGTGAGCTTAACTTATCGCCTGCTACTATCAGCAGGGGGCTAAAGAAGAGCAATGCCGTTAATGATGATACTCTGGCCCGGATATTAAACAAAGCAGAAGAGATGGGCTACCGTCACAACAACTTTGCCAGTAGTCTCCGCAACAGACGAACACAAACCATTGGCGTCATCGTTCACCGGATGAATAGCTATTTTATGGCAACGGTGGTGGCCGGCATTGAAGATGTTGCGAGGAAAGAGGGATATCATATAATCATCACGCAGTCATTGGAAAAAAAAGAGTTGGAGAAAACGAATGCTCAAACTTTGTTCGACAAACGAGTGGACGGTTTACTGATTTCTCTTGCATTCGATACCACTGATCTCACACATTTGGAGCCCTTCTTTGATAAACATATTCCGGTAATTTCCTTTGACCGGCCGTTACCCTCTGATAAAAGTGCCTGTGTAGTAATTGATAATTATCAGGCCGCCCACAATGCGGTAACCCATCTAATTGCGCAGGGATGCAGTCGCATTATGCATATTGGCGGAAATTTATTGAGAGATGTTTATGCAGAACGACTCAGGGGTTACAGGCAGTCGCTGGAAGATAATAACATCGCCTACGATGAACATCTTGTTTTTATCTGCGAATTGAATGAGCAGGATGGCATCGATGCCGCCAACTATATTCTTTCATTAAGCATGCGTGAACGACCAGATGCCGTATTTTGTGCTAACGACGTTTCGGCTGCATACTGCATGAGTCGGTTAAAAGAGCATGGCATTAAAATACCGGAAGAGATTGCTTTTGTTGGGTTTAACAACGATGCGTTAAGCAGAGTGATCGAACCAAACTTAACAACGATTGATAACCCGGGTTATGCGATTGGCGAAGCGGCTGCAACAGGATTGTTCAATGTTTTGAAAGGCGATGAAACAGCACTGAAAACAAACAAGCTTGTGTTGAAGTCACCCCTTTTAGTAAGAGCGTCATCGAAACGATTGAAAGGTTAG